In one Candidatus Binatia bacterium genomic region, the following are encoded:
- a CDS encoding 16S rRNA (uracil(1498)-N(3))-methyltransferase: MISALATPTLPKTRIFVEPAHLTADRAVLSGSSHHHLRNVLRFKPGDELVVFDGSGRECFGVLELFQGETAVVRILGDAGRSTESALDLCIAPCLAKGKKIDLVVEKAIELGADRICGVISERSIGRLEPTQAMERVERWRRVARAAAEQCGRTVLPVIERIRTFEEFVASKPPDTLGLLFTTAASQTPAATLRRNHPDVVRVIALIGPEGGFSAEEVEFAERHGFVPVGLGPRVLRTETAAIVAAALCQHIWGDLGRRAPGSNGN, translated from the coding sequence ATGATCTCCGCACTGGCCACTCCGACTCTTCCGAAGACGCGCATTTTCGTCGAGCCCGCGCATCTTACCGCCGACCGCGCAGTGCTCAGCGGAAGCAGCCATCATCACCTGCGCAACGTGCTGCGCTTCAAGCCGGGCGACGAGCTCGTCGTATTCGACGGCAGCGGACGCGAGTGCTTCGGAGTGCTCGAGCTGTTCCAGGGGGAGACTGCCGTGGTGCGCATTCTCGGTGATGCCGGACGCAGCACCGAGTCGGCCCTCGACCTGTGCATCGCCCCCTGCCTGGCCAAGGGCAAGAAGATCGACCTCGTCGTCGAAAAAGCGATCGAGCTCGGTGCCGACCGCATCTGCGGCGTCATCTCCGAACGCAGCATCGGCCGGCTCGAGCCAACCCAGGCGATGGAAAGAGTGGAGCGCTGGAGGCGGGTGGCCAGGGCAGCTGCCGAGCAGTGCGGCCGCACCGTGCTGCCGGTCATCGAGCGCATCCGCACTTTCGAAGAGTTCGTCGCGAGCAAGCCGCCCGACACGCTCGGGCTGCTGTTCACCACGGCCGCCTCCCAGACCCCGGCAGCAACACTGCGGCGCAACCATCCGGACGTCGTGCGCGTGATCGCGCTCATCGGGCCGGAGGGCGGTTTTTCGGCCGAAGAAGTCGAGTTCGCCGAGCGCCACGGCTTCGTTCCGGTCGGGCTCGGGCCGCGCGTGCTTCGCACCGAGACTGCCGCGATCGTCGCCGCCGCGCTGTGCCAGCACATCTGGGGCGACCTCGGGCGGCGGGCGCCGGGCAGCAACGGCAACTAA
- the gshB gene encoding glutathione synthase, protein MKFLHVMDPIERVDITKDTSFVFIREAQLRGHENFYCNTTDLGFDGGMVKARVASLRVTDVQGKHAEIGDWSWRPADEFHCVFMRKDPPFDTEFFFATHLLSLIDDEATFVFNDARGLREATEKMFILRFPDLIAETMVSASPDAILEFRDRVGGDIVIKPLDGCGGLGIFRITTGDLNTYSILEMSTRNGMRPVMAQRFLPESRSGDMRLLYLDGKPIGAIRRVPKESDLRGNIHVGGTVVPAIIGEREQTICKALAPALEPLGIYFAGLDVIGHYLTEVNVTSPTGIQESNRLGNLRLEAKVIEFVEGKCKGLRLKKK, encoded by the coding sequence GTGAAATTCCTGCACGTGATGGACCCTATCGAGAGGGTCGACATCACGAAGGACACGTCCTTCGTGTTCATCCGCGAGGCCCAGCTTCGCGGCCACGAGAATTTCTACTGCAACACCACCGACCTCGGCTTCGACGGCGGCATGGTCAAAGCACGAGTCGCGTCGCTGCGCGTGACCGACGTGCAGGGAAAGCACGCCGAGATCGGCGATTGGTCGTGGAGGCCGGCCGACGAGTTCCACTGCGTGTTCATGCGCAAGGACCCGCCGTTCGATACCGAATTCTTCTTTGCGACGCACCTGCTGAGCCTCATCGACGACGAGGCGACGTTCGTCTTCAACGACGCCCGCGGGCTTCGCGAAGCGACCGAGAAGATGTTCATCCTGCGCTTCCCGGACCTGATCGCCGAGACGATGGTGTCGGCCAGCCCCGATGCGATCCTGGAATTTCGCGACCGCGTCGGCGGCGACATCGTCATCAAGCCTCTCGATGGTTGCGGAGGGCTCGGCATCTTCCGCATCACGACGGGCGATTTGAACACCTACTCGATCCTGGAGATGTCGACGCGCAACGGCATGCGCCCGGTGATGGCGCAGCGTTTCCTTCCCGAGTCGCGAAGCGGCGACATGCGCCTGCTCTATCTCGACGGAAAGCCGATCGGCGCAATCCGCCGCGTCCCGAAGGAGAGCGATCTTCGCGGCAACATCCACGTCGGCGGCACGGTGGTGCCGGCGATCATCGGCGAGCGCGAGCAGACGATCTGCAAGGCGCTGGCGCCGGCGCTGGAGCCGCTCGGGATTTATTTCGCGGGGCTCGACGTGATCGGGCATTACTTGACCGAGGTGAACGTCACCAGTCCGACGGGGATCCAGGAGAGCAATCGCCTGGGCAATCTGAGGCTCGAGGCGAAGGTGATCGAGTTCGTCGAGGGGAAGTGCAAGGGGCTCAGGCTGAAGAAGAAGTAG
- a CDS encoding site-specific integrase encodes MLIALETSMRLMEILSIRKENVHLERLMIYIPNAKAGPRDQPITPHLAAFLKARIEALPEGVSWLFPSANTKKGGHTTNISKPFRRVVKAAKLDPDKVVRHTLRHTAITHLVQAGVDLPTVKRISGHKTLVMVERYSHANGDHIQAAMGKLDQRYRPQEAVQPQPEPPKAEAVG; translated from the coding sequence ATCCTGATCGCACTCGAAACCTCGATGCGGCTCATGGAGATCCTGTCGATCCGAAAAGAAAACGTGCACCTGGAACGGCTGATGATCTACATTCCGAATGCGAAGGCAGGGCCGAGGGACCAGCCCATCACCCCGCACCTTGCGGCGTTCCTCAAGGCTCGTATCGAGGCGCTGCCCGAAGGGGTCTCGTGGTTATTCCCATCGGCGAACACAAAGAAGGGCGGCCATACCACCAACATCAGCAAGCCCTTCCGCCGCGTGGTCAAGGCGGCGAAACTCGATCCCGATAAAGTGGTGCGCCACACCCTTCGTCACACGGCGATCACGCATCTCGTTCAGGCTGGAGTGGACCTCCCGACCGTGAAGCGCATCAGCGGGCATAAGACATTGGTGATGGTGGAGCGGTACTCCCATGCCAACGGCGACCACATCCAGGCCGCGATGGGGAAACTCGACCAGCGGTACCGGCCGCAAGAAGCGGTGCAGCCTCAGCCGGAACCGCCAAAAGCGGAAGCTGTTGGCTGA
- a CDS encoding DUF1566 domain-containing protein, which produces MHDADNTYTWSTGGNYMDGTITTTFLAALNSGGGFAGHTDWRIPNVSELQTLVDFGRVAPTIDPVFNTDCAPACTVLMCSCTATTDHWSSSTDTYDPAQAWLVQFYVGFTNSSLKYKDTHVRAVRGGS; this is translated from the coding sequence ATCCACGACGCGGACAATACCTACACGTGGTCCACCGGCGGGAACTACATGGACGGGACGATTACAACGACTTTCCTCGCTGCGCTGAATAGCGGCGGAGGTTTCGCCGGCCATACTGACTGGCGGATTCCGAACGTATCCGAGCTCCAGACGTTGGTGGATTTCGGACGTGTCGCTCCCACGATTGATCCCGTTTTCAATACGGATTGCGCTCCGGCTTGCACCGTTTTGATGTGTAGCTGTACCGCGACCACCGATCACTGGTCTTCTTCGACGGATACGTACGATCCGGCGCAGGCGTGGCTCGTGCAGTTCTACGTTGGCTTCACAAATTCGAGCCTCAAGTACAAGGACACGCACGTCCGCGCCGTCCGCGGCGGCTCCTAA
- a CDS encoding DUF4215 domain-containing protein, which yields MNRILPHFVALLCVTAILCGPANVAQACAARPAGLTAWWTGDGTTSDITGGRNATLHNGAGYAAGEVAQAFAFDGVDDFVDVAATGLDVGAGDFSLMLWVNFDDTSGAQVLSEKYVASASPTGWSLLKTATNTLMLTSPGGQIETVPLQLTPGFWWLIAFGRVGGQMFIGGAGALNTTIGPISGNLSSTASFKLGHRGSPSDTAGSLDSSGMYLKGRIDEVLFDVGLAMTSNEIYAIVGAGSTGVCVPVRVCGNGRVEPTEVCDDGNPVSGDGCDSNCTPTGCGNGIVTAGEACDDGNRADWDGCQADCTTTLCGNAVVDAGEACDDGNHKSGDGCDANCTLTACGNGIVSAGETCDDGNLIDGDGCDSNCKPTGCGNGVVTAGEACDDGNRADWDGCQADCTTTLCGNGVVDAGEACDDGNYTSGDGCDANCTPTGCGNGIVTAGETCDDGNLTPGDGCDPNCTPTGCGNGYVWGEDCDDGNNADWDGCQADCTTTLCGNGVLDPGEACDDGNYTSGDGCDANCTLAGCGNGIVTAGEQCDDGNDVNGDGCDDNCTVTACGNGVVTSGERCDDGNAVNGDGCDNNCTPTSCGNGILTAGEVCDDNNGENGDGCDNNCTPTSCGNGVRSPGEECDDGNLVDGDGCQNNCRHSPGQLDPAFDGDGMVIGAATDEDGLRRCPVAVLNDGRIIAAYGGKQHGSFALAAYRTDGSVDMSFGTGGVSEIPINGSSRPVAMTVHDEKLIVVGSSNDGLPHSSGPRLTLARYDSTGALDPTFGQAGVFITAKGARANGVAVEQDGAIIVAGSAPDGSRLIARFLSNGTFDSTFDADGIAIDARAREATSMAVQPDGKIVTVGLDVERGGGSGNLVLARYNSNGSIDNSFGTAGLQTVATQAAWAAHLALQPDGRIVVAASVFGSTQFLDLGVYRFNADGSVDPSFSGDGVVLTRIADDDNVPGGIVIDADGRITVTGRAGFYYGNGGVFLARLTPSGVPDTAFATNGFLTTGIGFGDDRGSGIALQPDGKVVVAGDSDVDDLSELVVLRYLAGTCGDFRAQGAYGEQCDDGNATSGDGCEPDCTRTPVVEVVGIGGGIVSTDPLGEGATPAMPVQTSLTTPNAGTVSIAPPAVPAQPDGMEVVGLQLQIEAPPATADIPLSITLRVDASAIPPGVDPHRLDVTRDSVIVTDCTGPAGVASPDPCVQSRSVLADGDVSMTVLTSHASLWGMVVRGLFPGEQDCVNGVGKAAGGVTKAQAKADATCLKSAGSGKQPDVQACVLADVHGKIDSSMHGTTGVAAGQCVPAPPFGFTSANAVNRAAQDAALGLLADVLGPDLNAGVATDRSLATCQSSVLKSLQKLFDTESKSFLACAASGLAGTSALMVSAAELAGCYGVVTADLDGKIAKAAGKLSSTVNSKCPGGFATALLAGPCGSDADLPQCLDHRVSCRICSMFDAMDGLDGNCDLFDDQTLNGSCQ from the coding sequence ATGAATCGAATTCTGCCTCACTTTGTCGCCCTCCTTTGTGTGACGGCAATCCTCTGCGGGCCGGCCAACGTCGCGCAGGCCTGTGCGGCGCGCCCTGCAGGGCTGACTGCGTGGTGGACAGGCGACGGCACGACAAGCGACATCACGGGCGGTCGGAATGCGACGCTGCACAACGGAGCGGGATACGCGGCGGGCGAGGTCGCGCAGGCATTCGCGTTCGACGGTGTCGATGACTTCGTCGACGTCGCAGCTACCGGCCTGGACGTTGGTGCGGGCGATTTCAGCCTGATGCTCTGGGTCAACTTCGACGACACGTCGGGCGCGCAAGTGCTCTCCGAGAAGTACGTGGCATCGGCGTCACCGACCGGATGGTCTCTGTTGAAGACCGCGACGAACACCTTGATGCTCACGAGCCCCGGGGGGCAGATCGAGACCGTGCCCTTGCAGCTGACGCCGGGATTCTGGTGGTTGATCGCTTTCGGCCGTGTCGGCGGCCAGATGTTCATCGGGGGAGCGGGGGCTCTGAATACCACCATCGGGCCGATCTCCGGGAACCTGAGCTCCACGGCTTCTTTCAAGCTCGGCCACCGCGGTTCTCCGTCGGATACGGCTGGGTCCCTGGACTCCAGCGGCATGTACCTGAAAGGCCGGATCGACGAAGTTCTGTTCGACGTCGGTCTGGCGATGACCTCCAACGAGATCTACGCCATCGTCGGGGCGGGAAGCACGGGTGTCTGCGTGCCGGTACGGGTGTGCGGCAACGGCCGGGTCGAGCCGACGGAAGTCTGCGACGATGGGAATCCGGTCAGCGGCGACGGTTGCGATTCGAACTGCACGCCGACCGGTTGCGGCAACGGCATCGTCACGGCTGGCGAGGCTTGCGACGACGGCAATCGCGCGGACTGGGATGGCTGCCAGGCCGACTGCACGACCACGCTCTGCGGCAACGCCGTGGTCGATGCCGGTGAAGCCTGCGATGACGGTAATCACAAGAGCGGCGACGGTTGCGATGCGAACTGCACGCTGACCGCTTGCGGCAACGGCATCGTCTCGGCCGGTGAGACGTGCGACGACGGCAACCTGATCGACGGGGATGGCTGCGACTCCAACTGCAAACCGACAGGGTGCGGCAACGGTGTCGTCACGGCCGGCGAGGCTTGTGACGACGGCAATCGCGCGGACTGGGACGGCTGCCAGGCTGATTGCACGACGACGCTCTGCGGCAACGGCGTGGTCGACGCCGGCGAAGCCTGTGATGACGGGAACTACACTAGCGGCGACGGCTGCGACGCCAATTGCACGCCGACCGGCTGTGGCAACGGCATCGTCACGGCCGGTGAGACGTGCGACGACGGCAACCTGACCCCCGGGGACGGCTGCGACCCCAACTGCACACCGACCGGCTGCGGCAACGGTTACGTCTGGGGCGAGGATTGCGACGACGGCAACAACGCGGACTGGGACGGCTGCCAGGCCGACTGCACGACCACGCTCTGCGGCAACGGCGTGCTCGATCCGGGTGAAGCCTGCGACGACGGCAACTACACAAGCGGAGACGGCTGCGACGCGAACTGTACGCTGGCCGGCTGCGGCAACGGCATTGTCACGGCCGGCGAGCAGTGCGACGACGGCAATGACGTCAACGGCGACGGCTGTGACGACAACTGCACCGTCACTGCCTGCGGTAACGGTGTCGTCACTTCCGGCGAGCGCTGCGACGACGGCAACGCCGTCAACGGGGACGGTTGCGACAACAACTGCACGCCGACGTCCTGCGGCAACGGCATCCTTACCGCCGGAGAGGTCTGCGACGACAACAACGGCGAAAACGGGGACGGCTGCGACAACAACTGCACGCCGACGTCCTGCGGCAACGGTGTCCGCTCGCCCGGAGAGGAGTGCGACGACGGCAATCTCGTCGACGGCGACGGTTGCCAGAACAACTGCCGGCATTCCCCCGGACAGCTCGATCCCGCTTTCGACGGTGACGGAATGGTAATCGGTGCTGCGACCGACGAAGACGGTTTGCGACGATGCCCGGTCGCTGTCTTGAACGACGGCCGTATCATCGCGGCATACGGCGGAAAGCAGCACGGATCCTTCGCGCTCGCCGCTTACCGGACGGACGGAAGCGTGGACATGAGCTTCGGCACGGGCGGGGTCTCGGAGATACCGATCAACGGTTCCAGCAGGCCGGTGGCGATGACGGTACACGATGAAAAGCTGATCGTGGTGGGCTCGTCGAACGACGGCTTACCCCATAGCTCGGGACCCCGTCTTACGCTGGCGCGTTACGACAGTACCGGCGCGCTCGATCCGACCTTTGGCCAGGCCGGTGTCTTCATCACTGCCAAAGGTGCCAGAGCCAACGGCGTCGCCGTCGAACAGGACGGCGCGATCATCGTCGCGGGAAGTGCACCGGATGGCAGCAGACTGATTGCGCGCTTTCTCTCCAACGGGACGTTCGACAGTACGTTCGACGCAGACGGGATCGCGATCGACGCTCGAGCACGGGAAGCCACGTCGATGGCCGTCCAGCCGGATGGGAAGATCGTGACGGTAGGGCTCGACGTCGAGCGGGGAGGCGGCAGCGGGAATCTGGTGCTCGCGCGCTACAACAGCAACGGCAGCATCGACAACAGCTTCGGGACTGCCGGGCTGCAGACCGTCGCGACGCAAGCCGCATGGGCCGCTCACCTTGCGTTGCAGCCGGACGGAAGAATCGTAGTGGCTGCCAGCGTTTTCGGATCGACACAGTTTCTGGATCTGGGCGTGTACCGCTTCAACGCCGACGGAAGCGTCGATCCGAGCTTCAGTGGGGATGGAGTCGTTCTCACCCGTATCGCGGACGACGACAACGTCCCGGGCGGCATCGTCATCGACGCGGACGGCAGGATCACCGTCACCGGACGAGCAGGGTTCTACTACGGGAACGGCGGCGTCTTCCTCGCGCGTCTCACTCCGAGCGGCGTCCCGGACACGGCATTCGCCACGAACGGTTTCCTGACCACCGGGATCGGCTTCGGCGACGACCGCGGCTCCGGCATCGCGCTCCAGCCGGATGGAAAAGTGGTCGTTGCGGGCGACAGCGATGTCGACGACCTGTCGGAGCTGGTCGTGCTGCGCTATCTCGCCGGCACCTGCGGCGACTTCCGGGCCCAGGGCGCCTACGGCGAGCAGTGCGACGACGGAAATGCGACCAGCGGCGATGGCTGCGAACCCGACTGCACGCGCACGCCGGTCGTCGAAGTCGTCGGCATTGGCGGCGGAATCGTGAGCACCGATCCGCTCGGTGAGGGCGCGACGCCCGCCATGCCGGTGCAGACTTCGCTGACGACTCCGAACGCCGGAACGGTTTCGATCGCGCCTCCGGCCGTACCGGCGCAGCCCGACGGCATGGAGGTGGTGGGTCTGCAACTCCAGATCGAAGCGCCGCCGGCAACCGCCGACATTCCTTTGTCGATCACGCTGAGGGTCGACGCGTCGGCGATTCCACCGGGGGTCGATCCGCACCGCCTCGATGTGACGCGCGACAGTGTCATCGTCACCGATTGCACCGGACCTGCCGGCGTCGCCTCTCCGGACCCGTGCGTGCAGAGCCGGTCGGTGCTTGCGGACGGGGATGTGTCGATGACGGTGCTGACCTCGCACGCAAGCCTGTGGGGAATGGTCGTGCGCGGGCTTTTTCCCGGCGAGCAGGACTGCGTCAATGGCGTCGGCAAGGCGGCCGGCGGCGTCACGAAGGCCCAGGCAAAAGCGGACGCCACGTGTCTCAAGTCGGCGGGCAGCGGCAAGCAGCCGGATGTCCAGGCGTGCGTGCTGGCCGACGTCCACGGCAAGATCGACAGCAGCATGCATGGCACGACGGGAGTGGCGGCCGGTCAGTGCGTGCCGGCGCCGCCATTCGGTTTCACCAGTGCCAATGCCGTCAATCGCGCGGCTCAGGATGCCGCGCTGGGACTGCTCGCCGATGTGCTCGGTCCGGACCTGAACGCCGGCGTCGCCACCGATCGCAGCCTCGCGACATGCCAGAGCTCCGTGCTCAAGTCCCTCCAGAAACTCTTCGACACCGAGTCGAAGAGCTTCCTGGCCTGCGCGGCTTCCGGATTGGCCGGCACGTCCGCGTTGATGGTGAGTGCCGCCGAGCTCGCAGGTTGCTACGGTGTGGTGACGGCCGACCTTGACGGGAAGATCGCAAAGGCCGCGGGCAAGCTCTCTTCGACGGTCAACAGCAAATGTCCCGGCGGCTTCGCGACCGCTCTGCTCGCGGGTCCGTGCGGTAGCGATGCCGATCTGCCGCAGTGCCTGGATCATCGAGTGAGCTGCCGTATCTGCTCGATGTTCGACGCGATGGACGGGCTCGACGGGAACTGTGATCTGTTCGACGACCAGACGCTCAATGGCAGCTGCCAGTGA
- a CDS encoding Ig-like domain-containing protein, which produces MKHQLRWTALISVALLCFANPAHAAAGYTVVGWNNLGMHCMDSDFSVLSLLPPYNTIHAQVIDPNGLRVTDPVAAGITITYEAIADSTGSINTTSQGKTNFWQFVLPLFGGSPPPDVGLAGMRMPGAANAPQPMTWDAASGWFIAEGIPLTPYDDTMQKNAYPMMRLVARTTGGIMLAYTDIVLPVSDEMDCKSCHSHLAASPAPAMPAAGWIADPDIQRETRLNIVAKHDELNAGDPVYAAALSAAGYNAAGLYASVTTDGHPVLCASCHASAALGTSGQSGVMPLTQAEHGRHAHVKDPVNGLTLDSSTDRAACYRCHPGAETRCLRGVMGASVAPDGSLAIQCQECHGSMNMVGAAGRLGWLQEPLCQSCHTGSATNNAGALRYTSVFDSPGHVRSAVDPVFATTADAPAAGLSLYRFSTGHGGVKCEGCHGSTHAEFISTHKNDNVQSMERQGHTGMLVECGACHVASMPVSINGGPHGMHTVGQAWVGAHHDLIGEGGDTTPCQVCHGSDYRGTVLSRAKATRTLSGESGTKSVWAGFQIGCYTCHLGPHNGDPNPNRAAVATGASLTVSVDTPLSISLRARDPDGDPLSLRIVTQPAHGTTGLAGTLATYVPEPGYVGLDQFTFAAWDGSTDSNLAVVSLNVGGIAGGAMPISGLSLSIRDRATGPTVGLKFSSRDPAISTAGIDPTADGVTVHVFNSAGGTDSACFSLPGANWQTTSSGFKYKDPGLVSSPVSAVTLQNGFLRLTAKGNGPIAITYRLGEPSQGSVGVIVTSGAAVMCADFGGTISTDSGTNPPNDGGRGQFAARNAAAPGACPMPPDTCP; this is translated from the coding sequence ATGAAACATCAACTGCGCTGGACTGCCCTGATCTCCGTCGCGCTGCTGTGCTTCGCAAATCCCGCTCACGCCGCCGCCGGCTATACCGTGGTCGGATGGAACAACCTCGGCATGCATTGCATGGACAGCGACTTCTCCGTCCTGTCGCTGCTGCCGCCGTACAACACCATCCATGCGCAGGTCATCGATCCGAACGGTTTAAGGGTTACCGATCCGGTCGCCGCCGGCATCACGATCACGTACGAGGCCATTGCCGACAGCACCGGCTCGATCAACACGACTTCTCAAGGCAAGACGAACTTCTGGCAATTCGTGCTGCCGCTCTTCGGAGGCTCGCCGCCGCCCGACGTCGGACTGGCCGGGATGCGAATGCCCGGAGCCGCCAACGCGCCTCAGCCGATGACGTGGGACGCCGCCTCCGGCTGGTTCATCGCCGAGGGGATCCCGCTCACCCCTTACGACGATACGATGCAGAAGAACGCCTACCCGATGATGCGGCTGGTCGCGCGCACCACCGGCGGCATCATGCTGGCCTACACGGATATCGTGCTGCCGGTGTCCGACGAGATGGATTGCAAGAGCTGCCACAGCCACCTCGCCGCCAGCCCTGCCCCTGCCATGCCGGCGGCCGGCTGGATCGCCGATCCGGATATCCAGCGCGAGACGCGCCTGAACATCGTCGCCAAGCACGATGAGCTCAACGCGGGTGATCCGGTCTATGCCGCGGCGCTGTCCGCAGCCGGCTACAACGCGGCGGGCCTGTATGCGTCGGTAACGACCGACGGCCATCCCGTTCTCTGTGCGAGCTGCCATGCTTCGGCGGCGCTCGGCACCAGCGGGCAAAGCGGAGTGATGCCGCTCACGCAGGCGGAGCACGGCCGCCACGCTCACGTGAAGGATCCCGTCAACGGGCTGACGCTGGACTCCTCGACGGATCGTGCCGCGTGTTATCGCTGTCATCCCGGCGCCGAGACGCGATGCCTGCGCGGCGTGATGGGTGCGTCGGTCGCGCCGGACGGATCGCTCGCGATCCAGTGCCAGGAATGCCACGGCTCGATGAACATGGTCGGTGCGGCAGGTCGCCTGGGCTGGCTGCAGGAGCCGCTGTGCCAGAGCTGCCACACCGGCAGCGCGACCAACAACGCCGGCGCGCTTCGCTACACTTCGGTGTTCGACTCGCCCGGACACGTTCGTTCGGCGGTGGATCCGGTCTTCGCGACGACTGCCGACGCACCCGCGGCCGGTCTTTCCCTGTACCGCTTCTCCACCGGCCACGGCGGCGTCAAGTGCGAGGGCTGCCACGGATCGACCCACGCCGAGTTCATCTCGACGCACAAGAACGACAACGTACAAAGCATGGAGCGACAAGGGCACACAGGGATGCTCGTCGAGTGCGGCGCTTGCCACGTTGCCTCGATGCCGGTTTCCATCAACGGCGGGCCTCACGGGATGCACACCGTCGGGCAGGCGTGGGTGGGCGCGCATCACGACCTGATCGGCGAAGGCGGCGACACCACGCCGTGCCAGGTGTGTCACGGCAGCGACTACCGCGGCACGGTGCTTTCCCGTGCCAAGGCGACGCGTACCCTTTCCGGCGAATCGGGGACGAAGAGCGTGTGGGCCGGCTTCCAGATCGGCTGCTACACGTGCCACCTGGGTCCTCACAACGGCGATCCGAATCCCAACCGTGCCGCAGTCGCGACCGGCGCGTCGCTTACCGTGTCCGTGGACACGCCGCTGTCGATCTCGCTTCGTGCGAGGGATCCTGACGGCGATCCGCTTTCGCTGCGCATCGTGACGCAGCCGGCCCACGGCACCACGGGTCTGGCCGGTACACTGGCAACCTACGTTCCGGAGCCGGGCTACGTCGGATTAGACCAGTTCACGTTCGCCGCGTGGGACGGGTCCACCGATTCGAATCTCGCAGTGGTCTCGCTGAACGTCGGCGGCATTGCCGGCGGCGCGATGCCGATCAGCGGACTAAGCCTGTCGATCAGGGACCGGGCGACGGGACCAACAGTCGGTCTGAAGTTCTCATCTCGCGATCCCGCCATCTCAACGGCCGGCATCGATCCCACTGCCGACGGCGTCACCGTGCACGTCTTCAATAGCGCGGGTGGCACCGATTCGGCGTGCTTCAGCCTGCCGGGCGCGAACTGGCAGACAACCAGCAGCGGATTCAAGTACAAGGACCCGGGCCTGGTGTCGTCGCCCGTCAGCGCAGTGACGCTGCAGAATGGCTTCCTGCGCCTCACGGCCAAGGGCAATGGTCCGATCGCGATCACGTACAGGCTCGGCGAGCCGTCGCAGGGCAGCGTCGGTGTGATCGTGACGAGCGGCGCGGCGGTGATGTGCGCAGACTTCGGCGGCACCATCTCCACGGACTCCGGCACCAATCCGCCGAATGACGGCGGAAGGGGGCAGTTTGCCGCGAGGAACGCCGCTGCCCCGGGCGCCTGCCCGATGCCGCCGGATACTTGTCCGTAG
- a CDS encoding nitroreductase family deazaflavin-dependent oxidoreductase: protein MPNAKDYVAKAITAVHEGLYRMSGGVIGGRLLGMPVLLLTTTGRNSGQPRTTPLTYFEFDGSVVLVASYGGDDRHPQWYKNLARNPEVTIERGRGKERVAARTASADEKQRWWPTIISTYSGYAGYQKRTTRDIPLVVLAFGESGGSMSRGGQRPS from the coding sequence ATGCCCAATGCCAAGGACTACGTCGCCAAGGCGATCACTGCCGTTCACGAAGGGCTCTATCGCATGAGCGGCGGCGTCATCGGTGGACGCCTGCTCGGCATGCCCGTGCTGCTGCTGACGACCACGGGGCGCAACAGCGGCCAGCCGCGCACGACGCCGCTCACGTATTTCGAGTTCGACGGCAGCGTCGTGCTCGTTGCTTCATACGGCGGCGACGACCGGCATCCGCAGTGGTACAAGAATCTCGCGCGAAACCCGGAAGTCACGATCGAACGAGGGCGGGGAAAGGAGCGCGTGGCCGCGCGCACCGCTTCCGCCGACGAGAAGCAGAGATGGTGGCCGACGATCATCTCGACGTACTCGGGTTACGCCGGCTACCAGAAGCGCACGACGCGCGACATCCCGCTGGTGGTGCTTGCGTTCGGCGAGTCCGGCGGTTCGATGTCGCGCGGCGGGCAGCGGCCCAGCTAG